The proteins below come from a single Papaver somniferum cultivar HN1 chromosome 11, ASM357369v1, whole genome shotgun sequence genomic window:
- the LOC113320350 gene encoding two-component response regulator ORR9-like, with amino-acid sequence MNMATETQFHVLAVDDSIIDRKLIEKLLKTSSYQVTTVDSGSKALEFLGLQQEIDQTNSNSLSDPSTDHHHQEVQVNLIITDYCMPGMTGYDLLKKIKESSCLKDIPVVIMSSENEPSRINRCLEQGAEEFLIKPVKLLDVKRLQPYLLRGKSREQQQLQPISSKKRKAIEEAISPELLTRPRYCTGLTTVV; translated from the exons ATGAACATGGCAACAGAAACTCAGTTTCATGTTTTAGCTGTTGATGATAGCATCATAGACAGAAAGTTGATTGAAAAGCTCTTGAAAACATCTTCTTACCAAG TTACTACAGTTGACTCTGGAAGTAAGGCTCTGGAGTTTTTAGGATTGCAGCAGGAGATTGACCAAACAAATTCTAACTCACTCTCTGATCCATCTACAGATCATCACCACCag GAAGTTCAGGTCAATCTCATTATAACAGACTACTGTATGCCAGGGATGACAGGATATGATCTTCTCAAAAAAATCAAG GAATCTTCATGTTTGAAAGACATACCAGTTGTAATCATGTCATCTGAAAATGAACCTTCAAGAATTAATAG GTGTTTAGAACAAGGGGCAGAGGAGTTCTTAATAAAACCAGTGAAGTTGTTGGACGTGAAAAGGCTTCAACCATATTTACTGAGGGGTAAATCAAGAGAGCAACAACAATTACAGCCTATAAGCAGCAAAAAGAGGAAAGCTATTGAAGAAGCTATTTCACCTGAGTTGTTAACAAGACCTAGATATTGCACTGGATTAACAACAGTTGTCTAA
- the LOC113321702 gene encoding CSC1-like protein At3g54510 isoform X2, whose product MNAQSLFASAAINIGLSLFLLSLFSILKKYSSNSFIYYARRLSKHEDIHFSPTFSFSSLLPSVSWIPRAFRVSEDEILQNSGLDALVVIRLFKLGIKFFLSCSVVGLFILLPVDYTSQKGPSRSSLSHSMDSFTISNIERDSNRLWVHFACLCIISFNGMYLLQKEYNEILVRRSQHLRSIKHRPDQFTILVREIPFCSEHKARGCCVDHFFSKLHPYTYQSHQMVYNGKIIEDLLRQEKSLSRKVEDLRLRSMTEKHSKKSKFFSLFQGRSEEVGEQEKRLQELCHKIRNLRRGNVLKQRELPVAFVSFKSRWGTALAAQPQHHENPLLWITEPAPEPRDVLWKNLSIPYRQFPLYKLGGFLAASLLTIFFALPVTAVQGIAKFESLKKWFPLAMAVQLIPGLSSIVTGYLPSFILNMFIYVVPFAMLSLATQGGFVSRSRKEIKACSMVFYFLVGNVFFLSLLSGSLLEQIGESFIHPKDFPSHLASAVSAQADFFMTYILTDGLSGFSLEVLQFGLMILDFLRSHTLGRGEEENPYLFSMPYYRVIPSVSVSMLIGMVYAVIAPLLLPFLIGYFYLGYVVWVNQISSSF is encoded by the exons ATGAATGCACAGAGTTTATTTGCTTCGGCAGCCATTAACATAGGTCTGTCGTTGTTTCTCCTCTCACTCTTTTCCATCTTGAAGAAATATTCATCAAATTCGTTTATTTACTACGCTCGTCGTCTTTCAAAACATGAAGACATTCATTTCTCTCCTACTTTCTCTTTTTCAAGTCTACTTCCTTCAGTTTCATGGATTCCTCGtgcatttagggtttctgaagatgAGATTCTTCAAAATAGTGGCCTTGATGCTCTTGTTGTTATCCGACTCTTCAAACTCGG AATAAAGTTCTTCTTATCATGCTCAGTTGTTGGATTGTTCattcttcttccggttgattatACAAGCCAGAAAGGTCCATCTAGAAGCAGTCTATCCCATTCGATGGACTCATTTACAATCTCAAATATTGAAAGGGATTCTAACAG GCTTTGGGTTCATTTTGCGTGCTTGTGTATCATATCATTTAACGGAATGTATCTACTGCAAAAG GAATACAATGAGATATTGGTGAGAAGAAGTCAACATCTTCGCTCTATTAAGCACCGACCTGATCAATTTACAATTCTAGTTCGAGAAATACCATTTTGCAGTGAGCACAAGGCTCGTGGGTGCTGTGTGGATCACTTCTTCTCCAAACTCCATCCATATACTTATCAGTCTCATCAAATGGTATATAATGGGAAGATTATTGAGGATTTGTTG CGTCAGGAAAAGTCTCTTTCAAGAAAAGTTGAGGACCTGAGGCTAAGGTCTATGACTGAGAAACATAGTAAGAAGTCCAAATTTTTCAGTTTATTTCAAGGGAGGTCTGAAGAAGTTGGGGAACAGGAGAAAAGGCTTCAAGAACTCTGTCATAAGATACGCAATTTGCGACGTGGAAACGTGCTGAAACAGAGG GAATTGCCTGTTGCGTTCGTATCATTCAAATCCCGCTGGGGGACTGCATTGGCTGCTCAACCTCAGCACCATGAAAATCCACTTTTATGGATTACTGAACCGGCACCGGAACCAAGGGATGTTTTGTGGAAAAATCTATCCATTCCATATCGTCAGTTTCCCCTGTACAAACTTGGGGGTTTTCTCGCAGCTTCACTGCTTACCATATTTTTTGCTTTACCAGTCACAGCCGTTCAAGGAATAGCAAAGTTTGAATCACTAAAGAAGTGGTTTCCTCTGGCCATGGCTGTACAATTGAT ACCAGGTTTGAGCTCTATTGTGACTGGATATCTTCCAAGCTTCATTCTAAACATGTTCATATACGTTGTTCCTTTTGCAATGCTATCCCTTGCCACACAAGGAGGTTTTGTCTCAAGAAGCAGGAAAGAGATTAAAGCTTGCAGCATGGTTTTCTACTTTCTTGTCGGCAATGTTTTCTTTTTGAGTCTGCTTTCAGGCTCCTTACTAGAGCAGATTGGAGAGTCATTTATTCACCCTAAAGATTTCCCTAGTCATCTTGCAAGTGCTGTCTCTGCTCAA GCAGATTTCTTTATGACGTACATTCTCACGGATGGCTTGTCTGGATTTTCGCTGGAAGTTCTTCAATTTGGATTAATGATTTTGGATTTTTTGAGAAGCCATACATTAGGTCGTGGGGAAGAAGAAAATCCATATCTTTTTTCTATGCCTTATTATAGAGTTATTCCTTCCGTCTCGGTTTCGATGCTAATTGGAATGGTATATGCCGTTATCGCTCCCCTGCTGCTTCCTTTTCTTATCGGATATTTCTATCTTGGCTATGTGGTGTGGGTTAATCAG ATCTCGTCCTCATTTTAG
- the LOC113321702 gene encoding CSC1-like protein At3g54510 isoform X1 gives MNAQSLFASAAINIGLSLFLLSLFSILKKYSSNSFIYYARRLSKHEDIHFSPTFSFSSLLPSVSWIPRAFRVSEDEILQNSGLDALVVIRLFKLGIKFFLSCSVVGLFILLPVDYTSQKGPSRSSLSHSMDSFTISNIERDSNRLWVHFACLCIISFNGMYLLQKEYNEILVRRSQHLRSIKHRPDQFTILVREIPFCSEHKARGCCVDHFFSKLHPYTYQSHQMVYNGKIIEDLLRQEKSLSRKVEDLRLRSMTEKHSKKSKFFSLFQGRSEEVGEQEKRLQELCHKIRNLRRGNVLKQRELPVAFVSFKSRWGTALAAQPQHHENPLLWITEPAPEPRDVLWKNLSIPYRQFPLYKLGGFLAASLLTIFFALPVTAVQGIAKFESLKKWFPLAMAVQLIPGLSSIVTGYLPSFILNMFIYVVPFAMLSLATQGGFVSRSRKEIKACSMVFYFLVGNVFFLSLLSGSLLEQIGESFIHPKDFPSHLASAVSAQADFFMTYILTDGLSGFSLEVLQFGLMILDFLRSHTLGRGEEENPYLFSMPYYRVIPSVSVSMLIGMVYAVIAPLLLPFLIGYFYLGYVVWVNQIQDVYDIVYETCGEYWPHIHHYIFTAMILMQITMIGMFGLKSKPAASIATIPLFLITLLFNEYCKIRFLPTFSNFPVQNALENDKCDERNGLTEVEHENKIDSYLQPCMRPINFSPRESSSTQPLVSVST, from the exons ATGAATGCACAGAGTTTATTTGCTTCGGCAGCCATTAACATAGGTCTGTCGTTGTTTCTCCTCTCACTCTTTTCCATCTTGAAGAAATATTCATCAAATTCGTTTATTTACTACGCTCGTCGTCTTTCAAAACATGAAGACATTCATTTCTCTCCTACTTTCTCTTTTTCAAGTCTACTTCCTTCAGTTTCATGGATTCCTCGtgcatttagggtttctgaagatgAGATTCTTCAAAATAGTGGCCTTGATGCTCTTGTTGTTATCCGACTCTTCAAACTCGG AATAAAGTTCTTCTTATCATGCTCAGTTGTTGGATTGTTCattcttcttccggttgattatACAAGCCAGAAAGGTCCATCTAGAAGCAGTCTATCCCATTCGATGGACTCATTTACAATCTCAAATATTGAAAGGGATTCTAACAG GCTTTGGGTTCATTTTGCGTGCTTGTGTATCATATCATTTAACGGAATGTATCTACTGCAAAAG GAATACAATGAGATATTGGTGAGAAGAAGTCAACATCTTCGCTCTATTAAGCACCGACCTGATCAATTTACAATTCTAGTTCGAGAAATACCATTTTGCAGTGAGCACAAGGCTCGTGGGTGCTGTGTGGATCACTTCTTCTCCAAACTCCATCCATATACTTATCAGTCTCATCAAATGGTATATAATGGGAAGATTATTGAGGATTTGTTG CGTCAGGAAAAGTCTCTTTCAAGAAAAGTTGAGGACCTGAGGCTAAGGTCTATGACTGAGAAACATAGTAAGAAGTCCAAATTTTTCAGTTTATTTCAAGGGAGGTCTGAAGAAGTTGGGGAACAGGAGAAAAGGCTTCAAGAACTCTGTCATAAGATACGCAATTTGCGACGTGGAAACGTGCTGAAACAGAGG GAATTGCCTGTTGCGTTCGTATCATTCAAATCCCGCTGGGGGACTGCATTGGCTGCTCAACCTCAGCACCATGAAAATCCACTTTTATGGATTACTGAACCGGCACCGGAACCAAGGGATGTTTTGTGGAAAAATCTATCCATTCCATATCGTCAGTTTCCCCTGTACAAACTTGGGGGTTTTCTCGCAGCTTCACTGCTTACCATATTTTTTGCTTTACCAGTCACAGCCGTTCAAGGAATAGCAAAGTTTGAATCACTAAAGAAGTGGTTTCCTCTGGCCATGGCTGTACAATTGAT ACCAGGTTTGAGCTCTATTGTGACTGGATATCTTCCAAGCTTCATTCTAAACATGTTCATATACGTTGTTCCTTTTGCAATGCTATCCCTTGCCACACAAGGAGGTTTTGTCTCAAGAAGCAGGAAAGAGATTAAAGCTTGCAGCATGGTTTTCTACTTTCTTGTCGGCAATGTTTTCTTTTTGAGTCTGCTTTCAGGCTCCTTACTAGAGCAGATTGGAGAGTCATTTATTCACCCTAAAGATTTCCCTAGTCATCTTGCAAGTGCTGTCTCTGCTCAA GCAGATTTCTTTATGACGTACATTCTCACGGATGGCTTGTCTGGATTTTCGCTGGAAGTTCTTCAATTTGGATTAATGATTTTGGATTTTTTGAGAAGCCATACATTAGGTCGTGGGGAAGAAGAAAATCCATATCTTTTTTCTATGCCTTATTATAGAGTTATTCCTTCCGTCTCGGTTTCGATGCTAATTGGAATGGTATATGCCGTTATCGCTCCCCTGCTGCTTCCTTTTCTTATCGGATATTTCTATCTTGGCTATGTGGTGTGGGTTAATCAG ATTCAAGACGTGTACGACATAGTTTACGAAACTTGTGGAGAGTATTGGCCACACATTCATCATTACATATTTACAGCAATGATTCTAATGCAAATCACTATGATTGGTATGTTCGGTTTGAAGTCAAAGCCTGCAGCGTCCATTGCAACGATACCACTCTTTTTGATCACGCTGTTGTTTAACGAGTATTGCAAGATCCGGTTCCTTCCAACATTTTCCAACTTCCCTGTACAG AACGCGCTAGAAAATGATAAATGCGATGAGAGGAATGGACTGACAGAGGTCGAACATGAGAATAAGATTGATTCTTATTTGCAACCTTGCATGAGGCCCATAAATTTCTCCCCTCGGGAGTCCAGCTCCACACAGCCATTAGTTTCTGTATCAACATAA